A portion of the Pseudomonas synxantha BG33R genome contains these proteins:
- a CDS encoding fimbrial protein, whose protein sequence is MKFLKAIIVLLAAYAPFVVAAGCVQESGFSLAPWIPPIANNTGGMLSKSWHTAELQVSCNGMSGSYLLRNEITPAGNDSGKTQLFEGVSYKLYTTSERDVFYFGGVAGPDGVLRPFGTSYSHAIYPPVITEFKLPATVRIKFYSPSKSMTPGVYTINSAGLVKGKITSVGFVAESGMNLSAFSFIVNGPSCTLAIPAELKLKSVNLSAIPMPGDSNEAASFQLGLTCAGSTPAYQVSYSMSDVNDSANQSSTLTLADAAKKASGVSLQVVDGMTPVNFGSTSKRLLGSMPNGGGMISKSMSVRYIRTSTIARPGSVRAGVTVTLSYK, encoded by the coding sequence ATGAAATTTCTCAAAGCTATTATTGTATTGCTGGCCGCATATGCTCCATTCGTAGTGGCGGCTGGGTGTGTGCAAGAGTCGGGGTTTAGCCTCGCTCCATGGATCCCACCTATAGCCAATAACACGGGAGGCATGTTGTCGAAATCATGGCACACTGCAGAGCTTCAAGTTAGCTGCAATGGTATGAGCGGTTCTTATCTCTTGAGAAATGAGATAACGCCGGCGGGCAACGATTCCGGCAAGACGCAGTTGTTCGAGGGCGTTTCTTACAAGCTATACACGACGAGCGAGCGTGATGTTTTTTATTTTGGCGGTGTGGCAGGGCCTGACGGAGTTCTTCGCCCGTTTGGTACATCATACTCCCACGCTATATACCCCCCCGTGATTACCGAATTCAAGCTTCCTGCTACTGTGAGAATCAAGTTCTATTCTCCGTCAAAATCGATGACGCCTGGTGTGTACACAATTAATAGCGCTGGGTTAGTCAAAGGTAAGATTACCTCTGTGGGGTTCGTTGCCGAATCAGGCATGAATCTTTCGGCCTTCTCATTTATTGTGAATGGTCCTTCATGCACACTGGCAATTCCTGCTGAGTTAAAGCTGAAATCAGTAAATCTCTCGGCAATTCCTATGCCAGGGGATAGCAACGAGGCTGCCAGCTTTCAACTAGGGTTAACCTGTGCCGGTAGTACACCAGCTTATCAGGTCAGCTATTCGATGAGCGATGTTAACGATTCAGCCAACCAGTCCTCGACGCTCACATTAGCTGATGCGGCGAAAAAGGCCTCGGGTGTCTCATTACAGGTGGTCGATGGCATGACACCAGTTAACTTCGGTTCTACGTCGAAACGCCTGCTCGGGAGTATGCCAAATGGCGGCGGCATGATAAGCAAATCCATGAGCGTTCGCTATATACGAACCTCGACCATCGCGCGCCCTGGTTCAGTGAGGGCAGGTGTGACAGTTACGTTGTCCTACAAATAA
- a CDS encoding fimbria/pilus outer membrane usher protein — MTLLGSLGSTGFFALGASVPSVASAVEFNSAFLSKQGAPVELKYFEQGSSVAPGHYNVDIYLNQQLILRQRIEFATNGKDNEVKPLIPLSVLKAVGVNVVRLEQEKLIAAKADDKTLIDVESLAPGAGVEFDVTALALQISMPQAYIQRQSRGYVDPSLWDDGITAFYSNYQTNFSRNINQGYNSDYRYVGLRNGLNIGAWRLRNESSISGSTGVRDKFTSNRTYVERDIRSLKGKLAAGELYSQGEIFDSVRFKGAQLSSELGMLTDDEVGFAPVVRGIAETNATVEISQNNYVIYSATVPAGAFEISDIYPSGSNGDLSIKIIEADGRERQYSQAYSYLPVMTRRGNTRYSLAAGEYSNEGQAAPKFTQGTLVYGVTDNFTGYGGLIAAQAYKALNLGVGVNSPWGGLSFDVTNSSSQERSGRKNVGQSARFLYSKTLSQTDTTFTMVGYRYSTESYRTFSQHVEEQEHVATPYYGRQKSRFDVNVNQSLDGRGSLFLSLGETSYWNRQGSTRRWQFGYNGNYSDISYSFAVSRTEGQAGSQGADNQMTASFSIPFGDTRRSQRLYTSVTTSNQGESAIQTGLSGNLNDENTLNYSAQGSHSKTSGSSASFGVNWDTPTAKVSGNYGQGRDNKHLDVGASGSVVVHSGGVTLGQPVGETFALVEIPDTKGIGIDSSNAVRTDSKGYAVVPYAQPYRYNWINLDTSTMGSSIEVAESSKKVVPTRGAVVKTHFEVESGRRLQFNLTDGKGAHLPFGAQAYDDEGKVLGLVDNASKLLVFGLKDVGTFKVKWGSLACEVRYDLPPVNKELMYEQYSGVCL, encoded by the coding sequence ATGACGCTGCTCGGGAGTCTTGGGTCGACGGGTTTTTTTGCCCTCGGCGCCTCGGTTCCCTCGGTTGCGTCTGCGGTCGAATTCAATAGTGCATTTCTGAGTAAGCAGGGTGCGCCGGTTGAGTTGAAGTATTTCGAGCAGGGAAGTTCGGTTGCCCCTGGTCACTACAATGTCGATATTTATCTAAACCAGCAACTCATCCTGCGCCAGCGTATTGAGTTTGCTACCAATGGTAAAGACAATGAGGTCAAGCCGCTCATACCTCTCTCGGTGCTCAAGGCAGTGGGCGTCAACGTCGTTCGCCTGGAGCAGGAAAAGCTGATTGCCGCGAAGGCAGATGATAAAACATTGATTGACGTAGAGTCGCTTGCGCCTGGTGCGGGCGTGGAGTTCGACGTCACGGCACTGGCTTTGCAGATCAGCATGCCTCAAGCGTATATCCAGCGCCAGTCTCGTGGGTATGTTGATCCGTCATTATGGGATGACGGTATTACTGCGTTCTACTCAAATTACCAGACCAATTTCAGCCGCAATATCAACCAGGGCTACAATAGCGATTACCGCTATGTCGGTCTGCGCAACGGCTTGAATATTGGCGCATGGCGCCTGCGCAATGAGTCGTCGATTTCAGGTTCTACGGGGGTACGTGACAAATTCACCAGCAACCGTACTTATGTAGAGCGCGACATTCGCAGCCTTAAAGGTAAGCTCGCGGCGGGGGAGTTGTACAGCCAGGGTGAAATCTTTGACAGCGTGAGATTCAAAGGCGCGCAGCTATCCTCGGAATTGGGCATGTTGACCGATGATGAGGTGGGCTTTGCTCCGGTGGTGCGAGGTATTGCGGAAACGAATGCGACGGTTGAAATCAGCCAGAACAACTACGTCATCTATTCGGCCACTGTCCCTGCGGGCGCATTTGAGATCAGCGATATCTACCCCAGTGGGTCCAACGGCGACCTGAGCATCAAGATCATTGAGGCTGACGGGCGCGAGCGCCAATACTCCCAGGCCTATTCTTATCTCCCGGTCATGACCCGTCGTGGTAACACGCGCTACAGTCTGGCGGCAGGTGAATATTCTAATGAAGGCCAAGCAGCGCCTAAGTTTACCCAAGGTACCTTGGTGTACGGGGTGACGGATAATTTCACTGGCTACGGTGGCCTGATAGCGGCCCAGGCGTATAAGGCATTAAACTTGGGGGTGGGGGTTAACTCTCCGTGGGGTGGATTATCCTTTGACGTCACCAACAGCAGTTCGCAAGAGCGTTCCGGGCGTAAAAACGTCGGCCAGAGTGCGCGATTCCTTTATTCCAAGACACTTAGCCAGACCGATACCACCTTTACGATGGTCGGTTATCGCTACTCCACTGAGTCCTATCGCACCTTCAGTCAACATGTTGAAGAACAAGAGCACGTAGCTACACCTTATTATGGCCGACAGAAAAGTCGCTTTGATGTGAACGTCAACCAATCTCTGGACGGACGTGGCTCATTGTTTTTGAGCCTCGGCGAAACCAGTTATTGGAACAGGCAAGGCAGTACCCGGCGCTGGCAGTTCGGCTACAACGGTAACTATTCGGATATCAGCTACAGCTTTGCGGTATCCCGTACCGAAGGGCAGGCTGGGAGCCAAGGTGCCGATAATCAGATGACGGCATCGTTCAGCATTCCGTTTGGCGACACTCGCCGCTCGCAGCGTCTGTACACCAGCGTTACCACCTCAAACCAGGGTGAGTCTGCGATTCAGACAGGACTGTCCGGTAACTTGAATGATGAAAACACTCTAAATTATTCAGCGCAAGGCAGCCACAGTAAAACCAGCGGCAGCTCTGCCAGTTTCGGTGTCAACTGGGATACGCCGACTGCAAAAGTCAGCGGTAACTATGGGCAGGGACGTGATAACAAGCATTTGGATGTCGGCGCGTCAGGTTCGGTTGTCGTTCACAGCGGTGGTGTCACGTTGGGGCAGCCCGTGGGTGAAACATTTGCCTTGGTCGAAATACCTGATACCAAAGGTATCGGTATTGATTCATCCAATGCGGTAAGAACCGATAGCAAGGGTTATGCGGTTGTGCCTTATGCGCAGCCCTATCGTTATAACTGGATTAATTTGGATACCAGTACGATGGGCAGCAGTATCGAAGTGGCGGAAAGTTCGAAGAAAGTAGTGCCGACTCGCGGCGCAGTTGTTAAAACTCACTTTGAGGTCGAGTCAGGGCGTAGACTTCAATTTAACTTAACGGACGGCAAAGGTGCGCATTTACCATTTGGCGCGCAGGCATATGACGATGAAGGGAAGGTTCTTGGGTTGGTGGATAACGCTTCGAAACTACTTGTTTTTGGTTTGAAAGATGTGGGCACATTCAAAGTCAAATGGGGTAGTCTGGCGTGTGAAGTTAGATATGATCTGCCGCCGGTTAATAAAGAGTTGATGTACGAGCAGTACAGCGGTGTGTGTTTGTAG
- a CDS encoding response regulator transcription factor codes for MGNIVIVDDHPLMRMAVRVMLEQEGHSIVAEVDNGVDAVEIIRKLLPDLIVLDLSIPKMDGLSVIAHLKAIGISTRVLILTSGDTRNFAMRSLQAGAAGFVCKDDNLDELIGAVKAVLSGYSYFPANTIHQLRDNTQAASEESQLIAQLSDREITVLKLLARGMGNQAIADELMINHKTVSTYKIRLQRKLSVENLIALGELAKRNGLA; via the coding sequence ATGGGCAACATAGTCATCGTCGACGACCACCCCCTGATGCGCATGGCTGTGCGCGTGATGCTCGAGCAAGAAGGCCACTCGATTGTCGCCGAAGTCGACAACGGCGTGGACGCGGTGGAAATTATCCGAAAATTGCTTCCAGATCTGATCGTTCTTGACCTGAGTATTCCGAAAATGGATGGCCTCTCCGTCATCGCGCACTTGAAGGCTATCGGCATTTCCACCCGTGTGTTGATCCTCACCTCTGGTGACACTCGCAACTTCGCCATGCGCTCCTTACAAGCCGGTGCGGCAGGTTTTGTCTGCAAAGATGACAATCTGGACGAACTGATAGGCGCGGTGAAGGCAGTGCTGTCGGGTTACAGCTATTTCCCGGCCAATACCATCCACCAGTTACGCGACAATACCCAGGCCGCCAGCGAGGAAAGCCAGCTGATTGCGCAACTGTCCGATCGTGAGATCACCGTGTTGAAACTGCTGGCGCGGGGTATGGGCAACCAGGCCATTGCCGATGAGTTGATGATCAACCACAAGACGGTGAGCACATACAAAATCCGCCTGCAACGCAAGCTGAGTGTAGAAAACCTGATTGCCCTGGGTGAGTTGGCCAAGCGCAATGGCTTGGCGTAG
- a CDS encoding transporter substrate-binding domain-containing protein, protein MSTLKAFVAFFTVLLPAVSYGGAATIPMPQQPLHLLSQVSQEPQKLQLPEADWAWLRQRRVLTLGVVAPFTLPFDMVYGNGDYEGISADVATMLKQQLGLDIKVVGFADRGQAMAALRAGEIDLISRSSDYDRDSSDTVVTLPYSVNAPVLYQRQDSDIAVPSDLNGLTVAVSKDYLPYALLTDRYPHAQFFTYGTTAQALAAVAFQNVDVFLGDSVTTHYLVNHSFFSYLKFIQFVKIDSGGYGFLLKQEDQRLLRILNASLTTFGQLRMSYLIKRWTGGGTVMPDDNVHLTAQEKRWLAQHPVARFMINDDMAPSAFFDAKGRFNGVISDLFEIITQRTGLKFEIQRASSFEGIQDALRDGDTDLAVLTASPERLNHIRFSHPFATSSFALVAPTAESGRERSSLNALAGKRLAIVQGHVLIDSIRKGFPTVQLITPANNLEAMRMVVNGDADAVLMTLSMARYYTARLYEKELRVAGVVDGQAATANFAMRRGETELQSIMDKALLSIPPDELNAITIRWRANAAMSGQNWRDYKLVILQIICCALLVLLVSIIRIVQLRRQIRRRVTAEKALNDQLEFLQTLNHAMPVPVYVRDREGRLLSCSRSYEHVMKLCQSQVLGKTALQTNHGDIELAPSLHQSYLQAMEDGNAIEQQLQITIEGQPHFIEHWIQPFRDSNGTIAGVICGWQDISQHHQLIEQLQQAKTQADEASRAKTQFLATMSHEIRTPMSAVIGTLELALKRADHGVLDRVNIDVAYTAAKNLLELLGNTLDIVRIESGHLSFSPRRANLKNLVEMVARVFEGLARKKKLDLILEIDAGTTLDVSIDPLRFKQVLSNLVSNAIKFTERGRIVIRLVCRVLNGQTLNMHLQVQDTGIGISEADRQTLFRPFAQVIQSDLSVHGGSGLGLVVSRSLCEMMGGRLELTSTPGQGTTVNVTLKLKLLEPLPEEELPLPASSEATPSWAMRVLIADDNTLNRQMLRAQLEYLGCKVIEASNGLEALEAWRAFPVDWLITDYHMPVMDGVELTLAIRKEEQQRNASALTILGLTADAQQEEMDRCLNAGMGDCLIKPISLAILEQRLASLEPADKPAYKGAKPTLHGPEFDMNLLQPITGGNPAIIQQLQAELMRSNQQDIEQLRDFSETRDLAGIAELAHRLRGSAALMRNDYLLGLCKELEHGCRTGAEDVPARVRQVKKELRRIQNMLEP, encoded by the coding sequence ATGTCCACGCTCAAAGCCTTCGTGGCTTTCTTCACCGTACTGCTGCCGGCTGTATCGTACGGCGGTGCCGCAACGATACCCATGCCGCAACAGCCCCTTCACTTGCTTAGCCAAGTGAGTCAGGAACCACAAAAGCTGCAATTACCGGAAGCAGACTGGGCCTGGTTGCGCCAACGGCGTGTCCTCACCCTGGGCGTGGTCGCACCGTTCACCCTGCCCTTCGACATGGTCTACGGCAACGGTGATTACGAGGGCATCAGCGCTGACGTGGCGACAATGCTCAAGCAGCAACTGGGCTTGGATATCAAAGTCGTCGGGTTTGCTGACCGAGGGCAAGCGATGGCCGCCTTGCGAGCCGGCGAAATCGACTTGATCAGCCGGTCCAGCGACTATGATCGCGACTCTTCTGACACGGTGGTGACGCTGCCGTACAGCGTCAATGCCCCCGTACTCTATCAACGCCAGGACAGCGACATTGCGGTTCCCTCAGATCTCAATGGACTAACCGTAGCAGTCTCCAAGGACTACCTGCCATACGCGCTACTGACCGACCGCTATCCTCATGCACAGTTTTTTACCTACGGCACCACCGCGCAAGCCCTGGCCGCCGTCGCGTTCCAGAACGTCGACGTGTTTCTGGGCGACTCGGTAACCACCCACTATCTGGTCAACCATAGCTTTTTCAGCTATCTCAAATTTATCCAGTTTGTGAAAATCGACTCAGGTGGCTATGGGTTTCTACTCAAGCAGGAAGATCAACGCCTGCTACGCATTCTCAATGCTTCACTGACCACATTTGGCCAACTGCGCATGAGCTACCTGATCAAGCGCTGGACCGGTGGCGGCACGGTGATGCCGGACGATAATGTACACCTCACCGCCCAGGAAAAACGCTGGCTGGCCCAGCACCCAGTGGCGCGCTTCATGATCAACGATGACATGGCACCCTCGGCATTTTTTGACGCCAAGGGCCGCTTCAACGGTGTGATATCCGATTTGTTCGAGATCATCACCCAACGCACCGGGCTCAAGTTCGAGATTCAACGCGCCTCGAGTTTTGAAGGCATTCAGGACGCTTTACGCGACGGCGATACTGATTTAGCCGTGTTGACGGCCAGCCCGGAGCGCTTGAACCATATTCGTTTCAGCCATCCATTCGCAACCAGCTCGTTTGCGCTGGTCGCGCCGACGGCTGAATCGGGCCGAGAGCGTTCGAGTCTCAATGCTTTGGCCGGCAAGCGCCTGGCCATTGTCCAGGGGCATGTGCTGATCGACAGCATTCGCAAAGGCTTTCCCACGGTGCAGTTGATTACCCCGGCAAACAACCTGGAGGCCATGCGCATGGTGGTTAATGGCGACGCCGACGCTGTGTTGATGACCTTATCCATGGCTCGTTACTACACCGCGCGCCTCTATGAAAAAGAACTGCGCGTGGCTGGTGTCGTCGACGGCCAGGCGGCCACCGCCAACTTCGCCATGCGCCGAGGCGAAACCGAGCTGCAGTCGATCATGGATAAAGCCCTGCTGAGCATCCCACCTGACGAGCTTAATGCAATCACCATTCGCTGGCGTGCCAATGCGGCCATGAGTGGCCAGAACTGGCGTGACTACAAACTGGTAATCCTGCAGATCATTTGCTGCGCATTGCTGGTGCTGCTGGTTTCGATCATTCGAATCGTGCAATTACGCCGTCAGATACGGCGCCGAGTCACCGCTGAAAAAGCCCTGAATGATCAGTTGGAGTTTCTGCAAACCTTGAACCATGCCATGCCCGTGCCGGTATATGTACGCGACCGCGAAGGACGCCTGCTGTCATGCAGCCGCAGCTATGAACATGTCATGAAGCTCTGCCAATCCCAAGTGCTGGGTAAAACCGCGTTGCAAACGAACCACGGTGATATCGAACTTGCGCCCTCGCTTCACCAGAGTTATCTGCAAGCGATGGAGGATGGCAACGCCATCGAACAGCAACTGCAGATCACCATCGAGGGACAACCCCACTTCATCGAGCATTGGATTCAGCCGTTTCGTGACTCTAATGGCACGATCGCCGGAGTGATCTGCGGCTGGCAGGACATCTCGCAACATCATCAACTGATTGAGCAACTGCAGCAGGCTAAAACCCAGGCTGACGAGGCCAGCCGCGCCAAAACCCAATTTCTTGCGACCATGAGCCACGAAATCCGCACGCCCATGAGCGCGGTGATAGGCACATTAGAGTTAGCGCTCAAACGCGCTGATCATGGCGTACTGGATCGGGTGAACATCGACGTGGCCTACACGGCCGCCAAGAACCTGCTTGAACTGTTGGGCAATACGCTGGATATCGTACGCATTGAATCCGGGCACTTGAGCTTCTCACCACGCCGGGCCAACCTCAAGAATCTGGTGGAGATGGTGGCGCGGGTATTCGAAGGGCTGGCGAGAAAGAAGAAACTGGACCTGATTCTGGAAATCGACGCCGGTACCACCCTGGACGTCTCTATCGACCCTCTGCGCTTCAAGCAAGTACTGTCGAATTTGGTGAGCAATGCGATCAAGTTCACTGAGCGCGGCCGTATCGTCATCCGCTTGGTATGCCGCGTGTTGAACGGGCAGACACTCAACATGCATCTGCAAGTTCAGGATACCGGCATAGGCATCAGTGAGGCAGACCGGCAGACGCTGTTTCGCCCCTTTGCGCAAGTGATTCAGTCGGACCTCTCGGTCCATGGCGGGAGCGGCCTCGGGTTGGTTGTGTCGCGGTCGCTGTGCGAGATGATGGGTGGCCGCCTGGAACTTACCAGCACGCCGGGGCAAGGCACTACGGTCAATGTAACGCTCAAGCTCAAGCTTCTGGAACCGCTGCCTGAAGAAGAACTGCCATTGCCCGCGTCCTCCGAGGCTACTCCGAGCTGGGCCATGCGAGTGCTGATCGCAGACGACAACACCTTGAACCGTCAAATGCTGCGCGCGCAGCTGGAGTACCTGGGCTGCAAGGTGATTGAAGCCAGTAATGGACTGGAGGCGTTGGAGGCCTGGCGTGCCTTTCCGGTTGACTGGCTTATCACGGATTACCACATGCCGGTCATGGACGGAGTAGAACTGACACTGGCGATCCGCAAGGAAGAACAGCAACGCAACGCCAGTGCATTGACGATTCTGGGGCTGACAGCCGACGCCCAGCAGGAAGAAATGGACCGCTGTCTTAATGCTGGCATGGGCGACTGTCTGATCAAACCCATCAGCCTGGCCATCCTCGAACAGCGCCTGGCATCACTGGAGCCAGCGGATAAGCCAGCCTATAAAGGCGCCAAACCGACGCTGCATGGGCCTGAATTCGACATGAATCTGCTCCAGCCGATTACCGGTGGCAACCCGGCAATCATTCAACAACTGCAAGCTGAATTGATGCGCAGCAATCAACAGGATATCGAACAGTTGCGTGACTTCAGTGAGACACGGGACCTCGCCGGCATTGCCGAGCTGGCTCACCGTTTGAGGGGTAGCGCGGCATTGATGCGCAATGATTATTTGCTTGGGTTGTGCAAGGAACTAGAGCATGGCTGCCGAACCGGCGCCGAGGACGTACCGGCGCGGGTCAGGCAGGTGAAGAAGGAGTTACGGCGCATTCAAAATATGCTCGAACCCTAG
- a CDS encoding EAL domain-containing protein produces the protein MKTSAALSLSQIPAAPKVQEPDAQELRQGLADHAFVGFYQPQLSLKTGTISGLEVLARWRHPHNGLLTPGYFLQALERHDLMDELFLRLFEQGLILRQKLASLNLPLTMSFNLQPSQLSNPILSQAIKVLLRAHECPARSIIFEITETGTLNPCSVAMNNLLQLKLLGCGLSMDDFGTGFSSLERLCDVPFTELKLDAGFVHKLDTHSACTAIVAHTVSLAASLGVSLVIEGVETPAQLKRLKTLGVSIVQGYAIAPPMADTALLPYILEYIAGSQVVLTSV, from the coding sequence ATGAAAACCTCAGCCGCACTCAGCCTAAGTCAGATTCCAGCCGCCCCCAAGGTTCAAGAGCCCGACGCCCAGGAGCTGCGCCAAGGGTTGGCGGATCACGCGTTTGTGGGTTTTTACCAACCTCAGCTTTCGTTGAAAACGGGTACGATTAGCGGCTTGGAAGTTCTCGCCCGCTGGCGGCACCCTCACAACGGCCTGTTGACGCCCGGTTATTTTCTACAGGCCCTGGAACGCCATGACCTGATGGATGAGCTGTTCCTGCGCCTCTTCGAGCAAGGGCTGATCCTGCGCCAGAAACTGGCCAGTCTGAACCTGCCATTGACGATGTCATTCAACCTTCAACCGTCTCAACTCAGCAACCCCATACTGAGCCAGGCGATTAAAGTGCTGCTGCGTGCACATGAGTGCCCTGCCCGAAGCATCATCTTCGAGATCACCGAAACCGGCACGCTCAATCCGTGCAGTGTCGCCATGAACAACCTCTTGCAACTCAAGCTGCTGGGCTGCGGTTTGTCCATGGATGACTTTGGCACCGGTTTCTCGTCACTGGAGCGCTTGTGTGATGTGCCTTTCACCGAGCTCAAACTCGACGCCGGTTTCGTACACAAACTCGACACGCACTCGGCCTGCACCGCCATTGTCGCCCATACCGTCAGCCTGGCAGCCAGCCTGGGTGTGTCGCTGGTGATCGAGGGTGTCGAGACCCCGGCCCAGCTCAAGCGGCTCAAAACCCTGGGCGTATCCATTGTGCAGGGATATGCCATCGCCCCGCCGATGGCGGATACCGCGCTGCTGCCGTACATCCTTGAATACATTGCGGGCTCACAGGTGGTGCTGACGTCAGTCTGA
- a CDS encoding molecular chaperone, with protein MKLLSKCFLAGCVLLFSGVSSAGITLGGTRVVYQEKLKETSIMVKNDGDKDIMVQSWIEPAANVSEQDVPFALTPALSRLGASKQQSLRIFYAGKGLPADKESVFWLNVQEIPQKSESDNTLQIAIRQRIKIFYRPTGLIGSEEESAKQLKWQLIHESGKAWLVASNTSPFYISFGEVYLKQSGKRYTVQAEMISPGATLKFPVDSGGILASKERFSVEYKAINDYGAPIAYVGEGAAG; from the coding sequence ATGAAGCTGCTATCCAAATGTTTTTTGGCGGGATGTGTGTTGCTGTTCAGTGGTGTTTCAAGTGCGGGTATTACATTGGGTGGTACACGTGTTGTTTATCAGGAGAAGCTTAAAGAAACCTCAATCATGGTCAAGAATGATGGTGATAAAGACATCATGGTTCAGTCATGGATAGAGCCAGCGGCCAATGTTTCAGAACAAGATGTGCCTTTCGCTTTAACCCCTGCACTTAGTCGTCTCGGGGCCAGTAAACAACAAAGTTTGCGCATTTTTTATGCGGGCAAAGGCTTGCCAGCGGATAAAGAGTCTGTGTTCTGGCTAAACGTACAAGAAATACCGCAAAAATCAGAATCGGATAATACGTTACAGATCGCCATTCGCCAACGTATCAAGATTTTCTACCGTCCTACAGGCCTTATAGGTTCGGAGGAGGAGTCCGCCAAGCAACTGAAGTGGCAGCTGATTCATGAGTCCGGAAAGGCGTGGCTTGTCGCAAGTAATACATCGCCATTTTATATCTCATTTGGAGAGGTTTATTTAAAGCAGTCAGGCAAGCGCTATACGGTTCAAGCAGAAATGATCAGCCCTGGCGCAACGTTAAAATTCCCGGTTGATTCGGGAGGCATATTGGCCTCCAAAGAGCGGTTTAGCGTTGAGTATAAAGCCATTAACGATTATGGGGCACCAATAGCTTATGTGGGTGAAGGGGCTGCTGGTTAA